In Carassius gibelio isolate Cgi1373 ecotype wild population from Czech Republic chromosome B2, carGib1.2-hapl.c, whole genome shotgun sequence, a single genomic region encodes these proteins:
- the LOC127951322 gene encoding uncharacterized protein LOC127951322 isoform X1 yields the protein MSRLPDVAEHSSENQNGELTGNKGGLLESSKIKVNSKLTESELSTLNDHPSGNDNPKGKAAIFSHLFKRTKTWTRLPAQEEELSLQHGELSAGDQSKTQNNNTMEEQALKSDFLGSDNLEGNSLFNFLKTFPRGPEDTSEQNSPPLHIKLLACNDNLLYLSNNNLKDNSGKRSGTFRSSPKPALRFPAETDPLSEHIEFTDWDYNVLDTGIEKKSVPRKYHDKKLSNSNNKVVSFRVKRTLPRRPTFSCSTQDSDQEDMIEEPLEMQQLGENEDCTFEILPLEMAAYPTDLNSLETDEDDDLMDWWKTVEGWSEWNVTANFQEDNEERTVEAAADRVFMAARLFVNLFNQRGATLQHHILELLALADSADNFHKKTVSAAVGGGVASVAGGIATITGLILAPFTFGTSTIVTAVGISVATAGSITSATANITDAVQSKMDRKKVEKMIQGYQNEISDIRDCLEFMQEGMNTLQKWDFKGYSESVVNTSLSRNIKHVLKEGGRAGRALMINTDRLISTVKVLGVAGGAAKAAKAVSITTGVMSTLFLALDVFFLAKDSNELRKGAKTKFASKLREVCKELQHGLLELNKVKTQLQKTMDGIEVEEYEEEEEDEDHCESDPVKLALLEQEIDQLEKKLDQKTMLQQMNRDAEKEIPKKEIK from the exons ATGTCCAGGCTTCCAGACGTAGCTGAGCACTCATCTGAG AATCAGAATGGTGAACTCACGGGCAATAAAGGTGGTCTGTTGGAGAGCAGCAAAATTAAGGTTAAT AGCAAGCTTACTGAGAGTGAGCTGTCCACTCTTAATGATCATCCATCAGGCAATGATAACCCAAAG GGGAAAGCTGCCATTTTCAGCCATTTGTTTAAAAGAACTAAAACATGGACGAGACTCCCTGCACAAGAG GAAGAGCTATCATTACAACATGGAGAACTCTCAGCTGGCgatcaaagcaaaacacaaaacaacaacaccaTG GAAGAACAAGCACTGAAAAGTGATTTTTTAGGCAGTGACAATCTT GAGGGAAATTCCctgtttaattttctcaaaacatttccTAGAGGACCTGAGGATACTTCTGAACAG AACAGCCCACCGTTACACATTAAACTGCTGGCCTGTAATGACAATCTATTATATCTCTCCAACAACAACTTAAAG gatAATTCAGGAAAGCGAAGTGGCACTTTCCGCAGTTCCCCAAAACCAGCGTTACGTTTTCCTGCTGAAACG GACCCACTAAGCGAGCACATTGAATTTACAGACTGGGATTATAACGTCTTGGACACTGGCATTGAAAAG AAATCTGTCCCCAGGAAATACCATGACAAGAAACTCTCTAACAGTAATAACAAA GTTGTGTCATTTAGAGTCAAGAGAACTCTACCTAGAAGGCCCACATTTTCATGCAGTACGCAG GATTCAGATCAAGAGGACATGATTGAGGAGCCATTGGAAATGCAGCAACTGGGGGAAAATGAG GACTGTACTTTTGAAATCCTGCCACTGGAGATGGCCGCCTACCCAACAGATTTAAATTCTTTAGAGACAGATgag GATGATGACTTGATGGACTGGTGGAAAACTGTTGAGG GTTGGAGTGAATGGAATGTAACGGCAAATTTTCAGGAGGACAATGAGGAGCG GACTGTGGAGGCTGCTGCAGACCGTGTGTTCATGGCTGCCCGTCTCTTTGTCAATCTGTTCAACCAGCGTGGGGCAACTCTGCAACATCATATTTTAGAGTTGCTTGCTCTGGCAGACTCTGCTGACAACTTTCATAAGAAGACTGTGAGTGCAGCTGTTGGAGGGGGCGTAGCTAGTGTGGCAGGGGGCATAGCCACCATTACCGGCCTCATCTTGGCACCCTTCACCTTTGGCACTTCCACTATCGTCACTGCGGTTGGTATAAGTGTAGCAACAGCTGGAAGTATCACCTCAGCCACGGCTAACATCACCGATGCGGTTCAATCCAAGATGGATCGCAAGAAGGTGGAGAAGATGATCCAAGGCTACCAGAATGAGATCAGTGACATCAGAGATTGTCTGGAGTTCATGCAG gaaGGAATGAACACCCTACAGAAATGGGATTTTAAGGGGTACTCTGAGAGTGTGGTCAACACAAGTCTTAGCCGTAACATAAAGCATGTGTTGAAGGAAGGTGGACGAGCAGGAAGAGCCCTTATGATAAATACAGATAGGCTTATCAGCACTGTGAAAGTTTTAGGTGTTGCTGGAGGTGCTGCCAAAGCAGCCAAGGCCGTCAGTATCACCACAGGGGTCATGTCCACTCTCTTCCTTGCCCTGGATGTCTTCTTTCTTGCCAAAGACTCCAATGAACTTCGCAAAGGTGCTAAGACCAAATTTGCCTCCAAGCTCAGAGAAGTGTGCAAAGAGCTTCAACATGGCCTACTAGAACTAAACAAAGTGAAGACTCAGCTTCAAAAGACCATGGATGGAATTGAAGTGGAAGaatatgaggaagaggaggaggatgaagaccaTTGTGAGTCAGATCCTGTTAAACTGGCTCTACTTGAGCAAGAAATCGATCAGTTGGAGAAGAAACTTGACCAGAAAACTATGCTACAGCAAATGAACCGAGATGCTGAGAAAGAGATCccgaaaaaagaaataaaatga
- the LOC127951322 gene encoding uncharacterized protein LOC127951322 isoform X2, protein MSRLPDVAEHSSENQNGELTGNKGGLLESSKIKSKLTESELSTLNDHPSGNDNPKGKAAIFSHLFKRTKTWTRLPAQEEELSLQHGELSAGDQSKTQNNNTMEEQALKSDFLGSDNLEGNSLFNFLKTFPRGPEDTSEQNSPPLHIKLLACNDNLLYLSNNNLKDNSGKRSGTFRSSPKPALRFPAETDPLSEHIEFTDWDYNVLDTGIEKKSVPRKYHDKKLSNSNNKVVSFRVKRTLPRRPTFSCSTQDSDQEDMIEEPLEMQQLGENEDCTFEILPLEMAAYPTDLNSLETDEDDDLMDWWKTVEGWSEWNVTANFQEDNEERTVEAAADRVFMAARLFVNLFNQRGATLQHHILELLALADSADNFHKKTVSAAVGGGVASVAGGIATITGLILAPFTFGTSTIVTAVGISVATAGSITSATANITDAVQSKMDRKKVEKMIQGYQNEISDIRDCLEFMQEGMNTLQKWDFKGYSESVVNTSLSRNIKHVLKEGGRAGRALMINTDRLISTVKVLGVAGGAAKAAKAVSITTGVMSTLFLALDVFFLAKDSNELRKGAKTKFASKLREVCKELQHGLLELNKVKTQLQKTMDGIEVEEYEEEEEDEDHCESDPVKLALLEQEIDQLEKKLDQKTMLQQMNRDAEKEIPKKEIK, encoded by the exons ATGTCCAGGCTTCCAGACGTAGCTGAGCACTCATCTGAG AATCAGAATGGTGAACTCACGGGCAATAAAGGTGGTCTGTTGGAGAGCAGCAAAATTAAG AGCAAGCTTACTGAGAGTGAGCTGTCCACTCTTAATGATCATCCATCAGGCAATGATAACCCAAAG GGGAAAGCTGCCATTTTCAGCCATTTGTTTAAAAGAACTAAAACATGGACGAGACTCCCTGCACAAGAG GAAGAGCTATCATTACAACATGGAGAACTCTCAGCTGGCgatcaaagcaaaacacaaaacaacaacaccaTG GAAGAACAAGCACTGAAAAGTGATTTTTTAGGCAGTGACAATCTT GAGGGAAATTCCctgtttaattttctcaaaacatttccTAGAGGACCTGAGGATACTTCTGAACAG AACAGCCCACCGTTACACATTAAACTGCTGGCCTGTAATGACAATCTATTATATCTCTCCAACAACAACTTAAAG gatAATTCAGGAAAGCGAAGTGGCACTTTCCGCAGTTCCCCAAAACCAGCGTTACGTTTTCCTGCTGAAACG GACCCACTAAGCGAGCACATTGAATTTACAGACTGGGATTATAACGTCTTGGACACTGGCATTGAAAAG AAATCTGTCCCCAGGAAATACCATGACAAGAAACTCTCTAACAGTAATAACAAA GTTGTGTCATTTAGAGTCAAGAGAACTCTACCTAGAAGGCCCACATTTTCATGCAGTACGCAG GATTCAGATCAAGAGGACATGATTGAGGAGCCATTGGAAATGCAGCAACTGGGGGAAAATGAG GACTGTACTTTTGAAATCCTGCCACTGGAGATGGCCGCCTACCCAACAGATTTAAATTCTTTAGAGACAGATgag GATGATGACTTGATGGACTGGTGGAAAACTGTTGAGG GTTGGAGTGAATGGAATGTAACGGCAAATTTTCAGGAGGACAATGAGGAGCG GACTGTGGAGGCTGCTGCAGACCGTGTGTTCATGGCTGCCCGTCTCTTTGTCAATCTGTTCAACCAGCGTGGGGCAACTCTGCAACATCATATTTTAGAGTTGCTTGCTCTGGCAGACTCTGCTGACAACTTTCATAAGAAGACTGTGAGTGCAGCTGTTGGAGGGGGCGTAGCTAGTGTGGCAGGGGGCATAGCCACCATTACCGGCCTCATCTTGGCACCCTTCACCTTTGGCACTTCCACTATCGTCACTGCGGTTGGTATAAGTGTAGCAACAGCTGGAAGTATCACCTCAGCCACGGCTAACATCACCGATGCGGTTCAATCCAAGATGGATCGCAAGAAGGTGGAGAAGATGATCCAAGGCTACCAGAATGAGATCAGTGACATCAGAGATTGTCTGGAGTTCATGCAG gaaGGAATGAACACCCTACAGAAATGGGATTTTAAGGGGTACTCTGAGAGTGTGGTCAACACAAGTCTTAGCCGTAACATAAAGCATGTGTTGAAGGAAGGTGGACGAGCAGGAAGAGCCCTTATGATAAATACAGATAGGCTTATCAGCACTGTGAAAGTTTTAGGTGTTGCTGGAGGTGCTGCCAAAGCAGCCAAGGCCGTCAGTATCACCACAGGGGTCATGTCCACTCTCTTCCTTGCCCTGGATGTCTTCTTTCTTGCCAAAGACTCCAATGAACTTCGCAAAGGTGCTAAGACCAAATTTGCCTCCAAGCTCAGAGAAGTGTGCAAAGAGCTTCAACATGGCCTACTAGAACTAAACAAAGTGAAGACTCAGCTTCAAAAGACCATGGATGGAATTGAAGTGGAAGaatatgaggaagaggaggaggatgaagaccaTTGTGAGTCAGATCCTGTTAAACTGGCTCTACTTGAGCAAGAAATCGATCAGTTGGAGAAGAAACTTGACCAGAAAACTATGCTACAGCAAATGAACCGAGATGCTGAGAAAGAGATCccgaaaaaagaaataaaatga
- the LOC127951322 gene encoding uncharacterized protein LOC127951322 isoform X3: MSRLPDVAEHSSESKLTESELSTLNDHPSGNDNPKGKAAIFSHLFKRTKTWTRLPAQEEELSLQHGELSAGDQSKTQNNNTMEEQALKSDFLGSDNLEGNSLFNFLKTFPRGPEDTSEQNSPPLHIKLLACNDNLLYLSNNNLKDNSGKRSGTFRSSPKPALRFPAETDPLSEHIEFTDWDYNVLDTGIEKKSVPRKYHDKKLSNSNNKVVSFRVKRTLPRRPTFSCSTQDSDQEDMIEEPLEMQQLGENEDCTFEILPLEMAAYPTDLNSLETDEDDDLMDWWKTVEGWSEWNVTANFQEDNEERTVEAAADRVFMAARLFVNLFNQRGATLQHHILELLALADSADNFHKKTVSAAVGGGVASVAGGIATITGLILAPFTFGTSTIVTAVGISVATAGSITSATANITDAVQSKMDRKKVEKMIQGYQNEISDIRDCLEFMQEGMNTLQKWDFKGYSESVVNTSLSRNIKHVLKEGGRAGRALMINTDRLISTVKVLGVAGGAAKAAKAVSITTGVMSTLFLALDVFFLAKDSNELRKGAKTKFASKLREVCKELQHGLLELNKVKTQLQKTMDGIEVEEYEEEEEDEDHCESDPVKLALLEQEIDQLEKKLDQKTMLQQMNRDAEKEIPKKEIK; this comes from the exons ATGTCCAGGCTTCCAGACGTAGCTGAGCACTCATCTGAG AGCAAGCTTACTGAGAGTGAGCTGTCCACTCTTAATGATCATCCATCAGGCAATGATAACCCAAAG GGGAAAGCTGCCATTTTCAGCCATTTGTTTAAAAGAACTAAAACATGGACGAGACTCCCTGCACAAGAG GAAGAGCTATCATTACAACATGGAGAACTCTCAGCTGGCgatcaaagcaaaacacaaaacaacaacaccaTG GAAGAACAAGCACTGAAAAGTGATTTTTTAGGCAGTGACAATCTT GAGGGAAATTCCctgtttaattttctcaaaacatttccTAGAGGACCTGAGGATACTTCTGAACAG AACAGCCCACCGTTACACATTAAACTGCTGGCCTGTAATGACAATCTATTATATCTCTCCAACAACAACTTAAAG gatAATTCAGGAAAGCGAAGTGGCACTTTCCGCAGTTCCCCAAAACCAGCGTTACGTTTTCCTGCTGAAACG GACCCACTAAGCGAGCACATTGAATTTACAGACTGGGATTATAACGTCTTGGACACTGGCATTGAAAAG AAATCTGTCCCCAGGAAATACCATGACAAGAAACTCTCTAACAGTAATAACAAA GTTGTGTCATTTAGAGTCAAGAGAACTCTACCTAGAAGGCCCACATTTTCATGCAGTACGCAG GATTCAGATCAAGAGGACATGATTGAGGAGCCATTGGAAATGCAGCAACTGGGGGAAAATGAG GACTGTACTTTTGAAATCCTGCCACTGGAGATGGCCGCCTACCCAACAGATTTAAATTCTTTAGAGACAGATgag GATGATGACTTGATGGACTGGTGGAAAACTGTTGAGG GTTGGAGTGAATGGAATGTAACGGCAAATTTTCAGGAGGACAATGAGGAGCG GACTGTGGAGGCTGCTGCAGACCGTGTGTTCATGGCTGCCCGTCTCTTTGTCAATCTGTTCAACCAGCGTGGGGCAACTCTGCAACATCATATTTTAGAGTTGCTTGCTCTGGCAGACTCTGCTGACAACTTTCATAAGAAGACTGTGAGTGCAGCTGTTGGAGGGGGCGTAGCTAGTGTGGCAGGGGGCATAGCCACCATTACCGGCCTCATCTTGGCACCCTTCACCTTTGGCACTTCCACTATCGTCACTGCGGTTGGTATAAGTGTAGCAACAGCTGGAAGTATCACCTCAGCCACGGCTAACATCACCGATGCGGTTCAATCCAAGATGGATCGCAAGAAGGTGGAGAAGATGATCCAAGGCTACCAGAATGAGATCAGTGACATCAGAGATTGTCTGGAGTTCATGCAG gaaGGAATGAACACCCTACAGAAATGGGATTTTAAGGGGTACTCTGAGAGTGTGGTCAACACAAGTCTTAGCCGTAACATAAAGCATGTGTTGAAGGAAGGTGGACGAGCAGGAAGAGCCCTTATGATAAATACAGATAGGCTTATCAGCACTGTGAAAGTTTTAGGTGTTGCTGGAGGTGCTGCCAAAGCAGCCAAGGCCGTCAGTATCACCACAGGGGTCATGTCCACTCTCTTCCTTGCCCTGGATGTCTTCTTTCTTGCCAAAGACTCCAATGAACTTCGCAAAGGTGCTAAGACCAAATTTGCCTCCAAGCTCAGAGAAGTGTGCAAAGAGCTTCAACATGGCCTACTAGAACTAAACAAAGTGAAGACTCAGCTTCAAAAGACCATGGATGGAATTGAAGTGGAAGaatatgaggaagaggaggaggatgaagaccaTTGTGAGTCAGATCCTGTTAAACTGGCTCTACTTGAGCAAGAAATCGATCAGTTGGAGAAGAAACTTGACCAGAAAACTATGCTACAGCAAATGAACCGAGATGCTGAGAAAGAGATCccgaaaaaagaaataaaatga
- the LOC127951322 gene encoding uncharacterized protein LOC127951322 isoform X4: MSKLTESELSTLNDHPSGNDNPKGKAAIFSHLFKRTKTWTRLPAQEEELSLQHGELSAGDQSKTQNNNTMEEQALKSDFLGSDNLEGNSLFNFLKTFPRGPEDTSEQNSPPLHIKLLACNDNLLYLSNNNLKDNSGKRSGTFRSSPKPALRFPAETDPLSEHIEFTDWDYNVLDTGIEKKSVPRKYHDKKLSNSNNKVVSFRVKRTLPRRPTFSCSTQDSDQEDMIEEPLEMQQLGENEDCTFEILPLEMAAYPTDLNSLETDEDDDLMDWWKTVEGWSEWNVTANFQEDNEERTVEAAADRVFMAARLFVNLFNQRGATLQHHILELLALADSADNFHKKTVSAAVGGGVASVAGGIATITGLILAPFTFGTSTIVTAVGISVATAGSITSATANITDAVQSKMDRKKVEKMIQGYQNEISDIRDCLEFMQEGMNTLQKWDFKGYSESVVNTSLSRNIKHVLKEGGRAGRALMINTDRLISTVKVLGVAGGAAKAAKAVSITTGVMSTLFLALDVFFLAKDSNELRKGAKTKFASKLREVCKELQHGLLELNKVKTQLQKTMDGIEVEEYEEEEEDEDHCESDPVKLALLEQEIDQLEKKLDQKTMLQQMNRDAEKEIPKKEIK; this comes from the exons ATG AGCAAGCTTACTGAGAGTGAGCTGTCCACTCTTAATGATCATCCATCAGGCAATGATAACCCAAAG GGGAAAGCTGCCATTTTCAGCCATTTGTTTAAAAGAACTAAAACATGGACGAGACTCCCTGCACAAGAG GAAGAGCTATCATTACAACATGGAGAACTCTCAGCTGGCgatcaaagcaaaacacaaaacaacaacaccaTG GAAGAACAAGCACTGAAAAGTGATTTTTTAGGCAGTGACAATCTT GAGGGAAATTCCctgtttaattttctcaaaacatttccTAGAGGACCTGAGGATACTTCTGAACAG AACAGCCCACCGTTACACATTAAACTGCTGGCCTGTAATGACAATCTATTATATCTCTCCAACAACAACTTAAAG gatAATTCAGGAAAGCGAAGTGGCACTTTCCGCAGTTCCCCAAAACCAGCGTTACGTTTTCCTGCTGAAACG GACCCACTAAGCGAGCACATTGAATTTACAGACTGGGATTATAACGTCTTGGACACTGGCATTGAAAAG AAATCTGTCCCCAGGAAATACCATGACAAGAAACTCTCTAACAGTAATAACAAA GTTGTGTCATTTAGAGTCAAGAGAACTCTACCTAGAAGGCCCACATTTTCATGCAGTACGCAG GATTCAGATCAAGAGGACATGATTGAGGAGCCATTGGAAATGCAGCAACTGGGGGAAAATGAG GACTGTACTTTTGAAATCCTGCCACTGGAGATGGCCGCCTACCCAACAGATTTAAATTCTTTAGAGACAGATgag GATGATGACTTGATGGACTGGTGGAAAACTGTTGAGG GTTGGAGTGAATGGAATGTAACGGCAAATTTTCAGGAGGACAATGAGGAGCG GACTGTGGAGGCTGCTGCAGACCGTGTGTTCATGGCTGCCCGTCTCTTTGTCAATCTGTTCAACCAGCGTGGGGCAACTCTGCAACATCATATTTTAGAGTTGCTTGCTCTGGCAGACTCTGCTGACAACTTTCATAAGAAGACTGTGAGTGCAGCTGTTGGAGGGGGCGTAGCTAGTGTGGCAGGGGGCATAGCCACCATTACCGGCCTCATCTTGGCACCCTTCACCTTTGGCACTTCCACTATCGTCACTGCGGTTGGTATAAGTGTAGCAACAGCTGGAAGTATCACCTCAGCCACGGCTAACATCACCGATGCGGTTCAATCCAAGATGGATCGCAAGAAGGTGGAGAAGATGATCCAAGGCTACCAGAATGAGATCAGTGACATCAGAGATTGTCTGGAGTTCATGCAG gaaGGAATGAACACCCTACAGAAATGGGATTTTAAGGGGTACTCTGAGAGTGTGGTCAACACAAGTCTTAGCCGTAACATAAAGCATGTGTTGAAGGAAGGTGGACGAGCAGGAAGAGCCCTTATGATAAATACAGATAGGCTTATCAGCACTGTGAAAGTTTTAGGTGTTGCTGGAGGTGCTGCCAAAGCAGCCAAGGCCGTCAGTATCACCACAGGGGTCATGTCCACTCTCTTCCTTGCCCTGGATGTCTTCTTTCTTGCCAAAGACTCCAATGAACTTCGCAAAGGTGCTAAGACCAAATTTGCCTCCAAGCTCAGAGAAGTGTGCAAAGAGCTTCAACATGGCCTACTAGAACTAAACAAAGTGAAGACTCAGCTTCAAAAGACCATGGATGGAATTGAAGTGGAAGaatatgaggaagaggaggaggatgaagaccaTTGTGAGTCAGATCCTGTTAAACTGGCTCTACTTGAGCAAGAAATCGATCAGTTGGAGAAGAAACTTGACCAGAAAACTATGCTACAGCAAATGAACCGAGATGCTGAGAAAGAGATCccgaaaaaagaaataaaatga
- the LOC127951322 gene encoding uncharacterized protein LOC127951322 isoform X5, giving the protein MEEQALKSDFLGSDNLEGNSLFNFLKTFPRGPEDTSEQNSPPLHIKLLACNDNLLYLSNNNLKDNSGKRSGTFRSSPKPALRFPAETDPLSEHIEFTDWDYNVLDTGIEKKSVPRKYHDKKLSNSNNKVVSFRVKRTLPRRPTFSCSTQDSDQEDMIEEPLEMQQLGENEDCTFEILPLEMAAYPTDLNSLETDEDDDLMDWWKTVEGWSEWNVTANFQEDNEERTVEAAADRVFMAARLFVNLFNQRGATLQHHILELLALADSADNFHKKTVSAAVGGGVASVAGGIATITGLILAPFTFGTSTIVTAVGISVATAGSITSATANITDAVQSKMDRKKVEKMIQGYQNEISDIRDCLEFMQEGMNTLQKWDFKGYSESVVNTSLSRNIKHVLKEGGRAGRALMINTDRLISTVKVLGVAGGAAKAAKAVSITTGVMSTLFLALDVFFLAKDSNELRKGAKTKFASKLREVCKELQHGLLELNKVKTQLQKTMDGIEVEEYEEEEEDEDHCESDPVKLALLEQEIDQLEKKLDQKTMLQQMNRDAEKEIPKKEIK; this is encoded by the exons aTG GAAGAACAAGCACTGAAAAGTGATTTTTTAGGCAGTGACAATCTT GAGGGAAATTCCctgtttaattttctcaaaacatttccTAGAGGACCTGAGGATACTTCTGAACAG AACAGCCCACCGTTACACATTAAACTGCTGGCCTGTAATGACAATCTATTATATCTCTCCAACAACAACTTAAAG gatAATTCAGGAAAGCGAAGTGGCACTTTCCGCAGTTCCCCAAAACCAGCGTTACGTTTTCCTGCTGAAACG GACCCACTAAGCGAGCACATTGAATTTACAGACTGGGATTATAACGTCTTGGACACTGGCATTGAAAAG AAATCTGTCCCCAGGAAATACCATGACAAGAAACTCTCTAACAGTAATAACAAA GTTGTGTCATTTAGAGTCAAGAGAACTCTACCTAGAAGGCCCACATTTTCATGCAGTACGCAG GATTCAGATCAAGAGGACATGATTGAGGAGCCATTGGAAATGCAGCAACTGGGGGAAAATGAG GACTGTACTTTTGAAATCCTGCCACTGGAGATGGCCGCCTACCCAACAGATTTAAATTCTTTAGAGACAGATgag GATGATGACTTGATGGACTGGTGGAAAACTGTTGAGG GTTGGAGTGAATGGAATGTAACGGCAAATTTTCAGGAGGACAATGAGGAGCG GACTGTGGAGGCTGCTGCAGACCGTGTGTTCATGGCTGCCCGTCTCTTTGTCAATCTGTTCAACCAGCGTGGGGCAACTCTGCAACATCATATTTTAGAGTTGCTTGCTCTGGCAGACTCTGCTGACAACTTTCATAAGAAGACTGTGAGTGCAGCTGTTGGAGGGGGCGTAGCTAGTGTGGCAGGGGGCATAGCCACCATTACCGGCCTCATCTTGGCACCCTTCACCTTTGGCACTTCCACTATCGTCACTGCGGTTGGTATAAGTGTAGCAACAGCTGGAAGTATCACCTCAGCCACGGCTAACATCACCGATGCGGTTCAATCCAAGATGGATCGCAAGAAGGTGGAGAAGATGATCCAAGGCTACCAGAATGAGATCAGTGACATCAGAGATTGTCTGGAGTTCATGCAG gaaGGAATGAACACCCTACAGAAATGGGATTTTAAGGGGTACTCTGAGAGTGTGGTCAACACAAGTCTTAGCCGTAACATAAAGCATGTGTTGAAGGAAGGTGGACGAGCAGGAAGAGCCCTTATGATAAATACAGATAGGCTTATCAGCACTGTGAAAGTTTTAGGTGTTGCTGGAGGTGCTGCCAAAGCAGCCAAGGCCGTCAGTATCACCACAGGGGTCATGTCCACTCTCTTCCTTGCCCTGGATGTCTTCTTTCTTGCCAAAGACTCCAATGAACTTCGCAAAGGTGCTAAGACCAAATTTGCCTCCAAGCTCAGAGAAGTGTGCAAAGAGCTTCAACATGGCCTACTAGAACTAAACAAAGTGAAGACTCAGCTTCAAAAGACCATGGATGGAATTGAAGTGGAAGaatatgaggaagaggaggaggatgaagaccaTTGTGAGTCAGATCCTGTTAAACTGGCTCTACTTGAGCAAGAAATCGATCAGTTGGAGAAGAAACTTGACCAGAAAACTATGCTACAGCAAATGAACCGAGATGCTGAGAAAGAGATCccgaaaaaagaaataaaatga
- the LOC127951328 gene encoding Purkinje cell protein 4-like protein 1: protein MSENSSSDPPNSTQGPTADKKAPQEKPADKAAMNPTQEPEEEIDIDLDAPETEKAALAIQSQFRRFQKKKK from the exons ATGAGTGAG AACAGTTCATCTGATCCTCCCAACAGCACTCAGGGGCCCACTGCAGATAAAAAAG CCCCCCAGGAGAAACCGGCGGACAAAGCGGCGATGAACCCTACACAAGAACCTGAAGAAGAGATTGACATTGATCTGGATGCTCCAGAGACAGAAAAGGCAGCTTTGGCAATACAGAGTCAGTTCAGACGCTTCCAGAAGAAAAAGAAGTAG